Proteins from a genomic interval of Colletes latitarsis isolate SP2378_abdomen chromosome 12, iyColLati1, whole genome shotgun sequence:
- the LOC143349078 gene encoding zinc transporter ZIP13 homolog isoform X3, with translation MAANTSVENCTDFAGFFYEIITEDMWTSWDATMEYFQYSPWLFSLLGSTMIGLTGIFPLWIIPIEDSADLKTGDSAGTLKILLSFAVGGLLGDVFLHLLPEAWGNKSLNKVSDNGQLPMTCGFWVLGGFLVFVIVEKLFNVERESEDADESVITDKQDDRESTDTEAEKEMENNNCITLIGDNPQNGFSKPYDDLFTDIVGVINKLKPSSEKKNGYSQLPYGYKDTRRKNSFDGNGIEPVSVCNKFSSRLEGMSIDEARNCLKNLKKMKNGIPDKLPNDRVDKLNLATDVSGDKKTVTKEKSKHITGYLNLTANIIDNFTHGLAVGGSFLVSLRLGVLTTFAILIHEIPHEVGDFAILLRSGFSRWDAARAQLITASGGIFGAMSAVFFSGGEAGVTTSWILPFTAGGFLHIGLVTILPELIKESSPKESLKQIAALLLGIIVMAVLTILCD, from the exons ATGGCGGCAAACACAAGCGTAGAGAATTGCACCGACTTCGCTGGATTCTTCTATGAAATTATTACGGAGGACATGTGGACGTCATGGGATGCCACGATGGAATATTTTCAGTACTCCCCGTGGTTGTTTTCCCTGCTAGGCAGCACCATGATCGGACTAACCGGTATCTTCCCTCTCTGGATCATCCCCATCGAAGACAGTGCCGATTTAAAAACAGGAG ATAGCGCTGGCACGCTGAAAATACTGTTGAGCTTTGCAGTCGGCGGCCTTCTGGGTGATGTTTTCTTGCACCTTCTACCGGAAGCATGGGGGAACAAATCACTGAACAAAG TCTCTGATAATGGTCAACTGCCAATGACTTGTGGTTTCTGGGTGCTCGGTGGTTTTCTAGTATTCGTCATAGTGGAGAAACTCTTCAACGTTGAGAGGGAATCCGAGGATGCGGACGAATCTGTGATAACGGACAAGCAGGATGACCGCGAAAGCACGGACACGGAAGCGGAGAAAGAAATGGAGAATAATAACTGCATCACATTAATCGGGGACAATCCGCAGAACGGATTTTCGAAGCCTTACGATGATTTATTTACAGATATAGTCGGTGTTATTAACAAG TTGAAGCCCTCTTCGGAGAAGAAGAACGGGTACTCCCAACTTCCATATGGCTACAAAGATACGCGCAGGAAGAATAGCTTCGACGGTAACGGTATCGAGCCAGTATCGGTATGTAACAAATTCTCTAGTAGACTGGAGGGTATGTCGATAGACGAAGCAAGAAATTGCTTGAAAAACTTGAAAAAAATGAAGAACGGCATCCCCGATAAATTGCCGAATGATCGCGTCGACAAGCTGAATCTTGCGACCGACGTTTCTGGCGATAAAAAGACTGTCACGAAAGAAAAATCGAAACATATAACCGGCTATCTGAATTTAACAGCCAATATCATTGACAACTTCACGCACGGATTGGCCGTTGGTGGCTCTTTCCTCGTGTCCCTTCGTTTAGGAGTGCTCACCACATTCGCTATTCTCATACACGAGATACCTCACGAGGTTGGAGATTTTGCTATACTGCTACGCAGTGGATTTAGCAGGTGGGATGCTGCGCGAGCACAGCTTATCACTGCTAGTGGCGGTATTTTTGGAGCTATGTCCGCAGTATTCTTTTCCGGTGGCGAAGCAG GAGTGACGACAAGTTGGATATTGCCATTCACAGCGGGTGGCTTTCTGCATATTGGTTTGGTAACCATTTTACCTGAACTGATTAAAGAATCTAGTCCGAAAGAATCGTTGAAGCAAATCGCCGCGTTGCTCTTAGGTATCATCGTGATGGCAGTTTTGACGATTCTTTGCGATTAA